AAATATTGATCCCATGAAATTCTTTCCATATGTATTCCCCTTTACGTATTATTACACTAGTGTACATTCCAAAATGAATCCGCGTCAATGGTTACTGCTGTCTATGGAATTTGAATGGCATCCTGCATATTTTCAAGCGTTTTTTGACCAATGCCTGAAACGTTAAGTAAATCTTCAATTGAGTTAAATAAGCCATGTTCCTCTCGATGCTGAATAATTGCTTCCGCCTTGGCAGGACCAATCCCAGGAAGCTGTTCGATTTCTTCCTGGGAAGCGGTATTCACTTTTATCTTTCCATTACTTTCAGCGGTTCCCCCGCCAGCCGCACCTTCTACCCCAATTTCAGGCACAATAATTATCATTTCATCCTGCACTTTTTGCGCGAGATTGATTTGATTTTCGTCAGCATCAGCAGTAAATCCCCCCGCAGTTAAAATAACATCGTTCACCCTTGCATCTGGAGATACTTCATATACTCCAGGACTTGCAATTGCACCTTTAATATCTACTACTGCAAACTTTTCAGCAGGTTGACTTGTTTCTGCCGACTGTTCAAATGGATTATCCGAGGAAGAAACAGCTTGTAAATCTGGAATTTCTTCTTGTTTTTCGGTTGTATCACGAGTAAAAATGAGGAATATAATTACAATAATCACTGCAGCAATAAAAAACGAGGCTTTTTTAAGAAGGTTAATCAATCTTTTTCACCTCCACTCTTTTGTGGTTTATAGAAGGTTTTTTAAATATAAACTTGTCTTTATAAGAGGTATTCGCCATCTTTTTTGAAAATCCTGCTAACCAAAAAAGATCAGGAATCTGTATTATCCTGATCTTTTTTCAGCTAAAAAGAAAATTCGTTCTGATTTTTCATCTATATCATTGATTTTTATGGAAAAATCAGCAAATAATTTAATATTTTCAAAGCCCGATTCTTTTAACATTTTTTTATAAAATGGTATCGAATACGTTTTTTGATGATGATATTCATCAAATCGTTTATACGTTTCACCATCCAGAGCGAAAAATGTTAAATCATGAAACATTTCTCCAGGATCATCACCAGGCGAACAAAACCAAATATAAG
This region of Oceanobacillus sp. FSL K6-2867 genomic DNA includes:
- a CDS encoding helix-hairpin-helix domain-containing protein, whose amino-acid sequence is MINLLKKASFFIAAVIIVIIFLIFTRDTTEKQEEIPDLQAVSSSDNPFEQSAETSQPAEKFAVVDIKGAIASPGVYEVSPDARVNDVILTAGGFTADADENQINLAQKVQDEMIIIVPEIGVEGAAGGGTAESNGKIKVNTASQEEIEQLPGIGPAKAEAIIQHREEHGLFNSIEDLLNVSGIGQKTLENMQDAIQIP